From Chryseotalea sp. WA131a:
CATTCAAAACATGATTGCTTACGCGAAGCTACGGGATGAAGAATACTTTGCCGAGAGCATTGAAGAGTATAATCAAAAGATAGATGAAGCAGTTGCAGAGATGAATGAAGGCAAATTTTTAGAGCATGAAGAGGCAATAAAAATGTTCTCATGACCTCCTCCAAACCCGTTCGCATCTCCCAAACGACCATCACCGAATTGATGATTCCGGCCTATGCAAACTTTGGTGGAAAAATTCATGGCGGCACGTTGCTTTCGCTGATGGATAAAGTGGCCTACGCCTGCGCCAGTAAACATGCTGAAACTTATTGCGTAACCGTTTCAGTAGACAAAGTAGAATTTCTTCAGCCTGTAGAAGTCGGTGAGTTGGTATCCATGCATGCTTCAGTAAATTATGTAGGCAACACCTCGCTGGTGGTGGGCATACGCGTAGAAGCACAAAATGTGAAAACAGGAATTGTCAAGCATACCAACTCTTCATTTTTTACGATGGTGGCCAAAGGAGATGACGATAAACCAACGCAGGTTCCAGAATTGATTTTGGAAAATGAAGAGGAAATAAAACGCTTCATCGAAGCCATGCGCATGAAAGAAATCAAAGCCAATGTGCGCGAACAAATGGACGAT
This genomic window contains:
- a CDS encoding acyl-CoA thioesterase translates to MTSSKPVRISQTTITELMIPAYANFGGKIHGGTLLSLMDKVAYACASKHAETYCVTVSVDKVEFLQPVEVGELVSMHASVNYVGNTSLVVGIRVEAQNVKTGIVKHTNSSFFTMVAKGDDDKPTQVPELILENEEEIKRFIEAMRMKEIKANVREQMDDAKSKIEVDNARNILKDQRCQIKIRL